Proteins encoded by one window of Paenibacillus urinalis:
- a CDS encoding anti-sigma factor family protein: MNCSDAREHMAMIWDLPAHHPIKLEFTQHIQGCKACRTEYEEWTELYELIPMTAEQIPEKKIQSMHAKVMERIYKDNPNIQKSDVRTYPLLPQTVNHRLSIWISACLALFLCSVVFMTSSLGSDMGEAAKQQSGIVPTAVASTSTSLSIWHHDESRTSGIMEPLVVGMKAYPEHWMILSLIALGVALFSLRRIHHGRAITSREGSKQ, from the coding sequence ATGAATTGCAGCGATGCCCGAGAGCATATGGCAATGATTTGGGATCTGCCTGCACATCACCCAATAAAGCTAGAATTTACGCAGCATATTCAGGGATGTAAAGCATGCAGGACAGAGTATGAGGAATGGACTGAGTTGTATGAGCTGATCCCTATGACTGCTGAACAAATACCTGAGAAGAAGATCCAATCCATGCACGCCAAAGTTATGGAACGGATCTATAAGGATAATCCGAATATTCAGAAGAGCGATGTGAGAACCTATCCATTGTTGCCACAGACGGTGAATCATCGGTTATCTATTTGGATATCTGCATGTCTGGCTTTGTTCTTGTGCAGTGTTGTCTTTATGACTTCAAGTCTGGGCTCTGACATGGGAGAAGCTGCGAAGCAGCAATCGGGTATCGTTCCGACGGCTGTAGCGAGTACTTCCACATCGTTATCTATCTGGCATCATGATGAAAGTAGAACAAGCGGTATAATGGAACCATTGGTTGTTGGAATGAAGGCTTATCCTGAGCATTGGATGATACTGTCTTTAATTGCTCTGGGAGTGGCGTTATTCTCTCTTCGCCGCATACATCATGGACGGGCGATCACTTCTCGAGAAGGGAGCAAGCAATGA
- a CDS encoding RNA polymerase sigma factor: MDDSELIKEIKEGNIDLYSELMKRYERKMYAFVYHMLRSSGLEHLAEDLVSETFYKAYRSLHSFREIDASFSTWVYTIARNTVLSELRKQRTANIPLEESGFMPIASADTAPEQAMLTSERVVKVREAINNLPDKQRTAIILREYDQLDYQEISNILGQTVSSVKSLLFRARMSVKNQLQSYFFEPIYEEYEGMKNQ, translated from the coding sequence ATGGATGATTCAGAGCTGATCAAGGAGATTAAAGAGGGGAATATTGATTTATATTCAGAATTGATGAAGCGTTATGAGCGTAAAATGTATGCATTTGTATATCACATGTTGAGAAGTTCAGGGCTTGAACATTTAGCTGAAGATCTAGTATCTGAAACTTTTTACAAAGCTTACCGGAGCTTGCATTCTTTCCGTGAAATTGATGCATCCTTCTCTACATGGGTGTATACTATTGCTAGAAATACGGTTCTTAGCGAGCTTCGCAAACAACGAACTGCAAATATTCCACTGGAAGAGAGCGGCTTCATGCCAATCGCTTCTGCAGACACTGCGCCTGAACAGGCGATGCTTACGAGTGAACGCGTTGTGAAGGTGCGTGAAGCGATCAACAATTTGCCTGACAAGCAGCGTACTGCAATCATTTTAAGAGAGTATGACCAACTAGACTATCAAGAAATATCAAATATTTTAGGACAGACCGTAAGTTCTGTTAAATCCTTGTTGTTTCGTGCTCGAATGAGTGTCAAGAATCAATTGCAGTCTTATTTCTTTGAACCGATTTACGAGGAATACGAGGGGATGAAGAATCAATGA
- a CDS encoding prephenate dehydrogenase, which translates to MNESDNHTQKIAIFGVGLIGGSLALCFRGKPGITVVGYAHEPALQERYMQSGVLDEVTLSIEEAAMDADYIFLSVPVGMLNYYLELLSKLPLKKGCIITDVGSTKASITSAAKSLDFQDAYFIGGHPMAGSERSGVEAASALLFENAYYVLTPLEGIPEHVYNSLKELLTHTKAQVIRVDPKHHDDIVGAISHLPHIIAVALVNQVSGYNEAEPLYQLLAAGGFRDITRIASSDPLVWRDILLSNREVLLRLFKDWNMQIQRFTDIIEHQNGEAIEEAFRSAGAFRNQLPERRKGVITSLFDIYIDVPDTPGIIGRIATELGTAAINLSNMQIIESREDVPGILRLSFRQEEDMERAAQLLISQNYTVRS; encoded by the coding sequence ATGAATGAATCAGACAATCATACACAAAAAATAGCCATTTTCGGGGTGGGACTCATTGGTGGGTCCCTTGCCTTGTGTTTCAGAGGAAAACCCGGAATTACCGTCGTAGGATATGCTCACGAGCCTGCACTCCAGGAGCGATACATGCAGAGTGGAGTATTGGATGAAGTAACGTTGTCAATTGAAGAAGCGGCTATGGATGCGGATTATATATTTTTAAGCGTACCGGTGGGCATGCTGAATTACTATCTTGAACTACTTAGCAAGCTTCCACTTAAGAAAGGCTGCATCATTACAGATGTGGGAAGCACCAAAGCTTCGATTACCTCAGCCGCAAAATCGCTTGATTTTCAGGATGCCTATTTTATTGGCGGGCATCCCATGGCTGGCTCTGAAAGATCGGGTGTTGAAGCGGCTTCGGCTTTGCTGTTTGAGAATGCATATTATGTATTAACTCCTTTAGAAGGAATTCCTGAGCATGTGTACAATTCGCTCAAGGAGCTGCTTACCCATACGAAGGCACAGGTCATTCGAGTTGATCCGAAGCATCATGATGATATCGTCGGAGCCATCAGTCATTTGCCGCATATTATCGCTGTAGCTCTGGTCAATCAGGTCAGCGGGTATAACGAGGCAGAGCCGCTGTATCAGCTGCTTGCTGCCGGAGGCTTCAGGGATATAACCCGGATTGCATCCAGTGATCCTCTTGTATGGAGAGATATATTGTTAAGTAATCGGGAAGTGCTTCTGCGATTGTTCAAGGATTGGAATATGCAGATTCAGCGGTTTACGGATATAATAGAGCATCAAAATGGGGAAGCGATTGAAGAAGCATTCCGGTCTGCAGGTGCGTTTCGTAATCAGCTGCCAGAGAGAAGAAAAGGTGTTATTACCTCATTGTTTGATATTTATATTGATGTACCGGATACGCCAGGTATTATTGGCAGGATTGCAACAGAGCTAGGTACAGCGGCTATCAATTTGAGCAACATGCAAATTATCGAGAGCCGGGAGGACGTGCCGGGGATCTTAAGGCTGTCATTCAGGCAGGAAGAGGACATGGAGCGTGCGGCACAGCTGCTGATCTCCCAGAATTACACCGTTAGAAGCTAG
- the hisC gene encoding histidinol-phosphate transaminase produces MKPKSQIVNIPVYKPGKPIEEVKRELGLSEVIKLASNENPYGSSPKAREAIQAELMNLSIYPDGSAGDLTADLAEHLNVGREQIIFGAGSDEVIALITRAFLVSGDETIMADQTFSVYKSNADIEGAVSIEVPLVEGKHDLEGMLEKVTSKTKIIWVCNPNNPTGTIVSEAELVSFLDRVPQDVMVVLDEAYYEYVTDAAYPQTIPLLAKYANLVVLRTFSKIYGLAALRIGYGVAQPEIISLINKVREPFNTNRLGQSAARAALSDQAFVTQCRDLNREGVTYLQGEFERLGLHYYATHGNFIMVDAGRPAGEMFDALLRQGIIVRPGFQVYPAYIRVSIGTKEQNEAFIKALEYVLKAETTGV; encoded by the coding sequence TTGAAACCTAAATCACAGATCGTTAACATACCCGTCTATAAACCAGGGAAGCCCATTGAAGAAGTCAAACGTGAACTAGGGTTAAGCGAAGTGATCAAGCTGGCCTCCAATGAGAACCCTTATGGCAGCTCACCAAAAGCAAGAGAAGCAATACAGGCTGAGCTGATGAATTTGAGTATTTATCCTGATGGAAGCGCTGGAGATTTGACTGCTGATCTGGCTGAACATCTTAACGTAGGCAGAGAGCAGATTATTTTCGGTGCAGGCTCGGATGAAGTCATTGCCCTCATTACTAGAGCGTTCCTTGTGAGCGGGGATGAGACAATTATGGCCGACCAGACATTCTCCGTTTATAAGAGCAATGCTGATATTGAAGGTGCGGTAAGCATAGAGGTTCCGCTGGTTGAAGGCAAACATGATCTTGAAGGAATGCTGGAGAAAGTAACCTCAAAGACGAAGATCATCTGGGTATGTAATCCGAACAATCCAACGGGAACGATTGTATCTGAAGCTGAGCTCGTATCTTTCCTGGACCGGGTGCCGCAGGATGTAATGGTCGTTCTTGATGAAGCATATTATGAGTACGTCACGGATGCAGCGTATCCGCAAACGATTCCTCTTCTCGCTAAATACGCTAATCTTGTGGTGCTGCGCACTTTCTCTAAAATATATGGACTTGCTGCGCTTCGCATTGGCTACGGTGTCGCACAGCCTGAGATAATCTCGCTCATCAATAAGGTTAGAGAACCGTTTAATACGAATCGATTAGGACAGTCCGCAGCCCGTGCAGCCCTGAGTGATCAGGCCTTTGTTACGCAATGCCGTGACTTGAACCGTGAAGGAGTAACGTATTTACAGGGCGAATTCGAGCGTCTGGGACTCCACTACTATGCAACACATGGCAACTTTATAATGGTTGATGCAGGCAGACCAGCAGGTGAGATGTTTGATGCGTTGCTGAGACAAGGGATTATTGTTCGTCCTGGTTTTCAAGTCTATCCTGCCTATATCCGAGTTTCTATTGGTACCAAAGAGCAGAACGAGGCTTTCATCAAGGCGCTGGAATATGTGCTGAAGGCTGAAACTACTGGAGTGTAA
- the trpA gene encoding tryptophan synthase subunit alpha, with the protein MNLMDLTFERLKSENKTALIPFLTIGDPDIETSIEIILELEAAGADVIELGVPYSDPLADGPVIQRASERALKQHITIRTCMEAAKRAREAGAKLPFVLFTYYNPVLQTGLETFFELLKDHDISGIIIPDLPIEESEEIRVYADKANIHLIPLVAPTSKTRIENIVKKARGFIYCVSSLGVTGERSSFHLEVEEFIDTVKSYTTLPVAVGFGISSREQVERFSKLCDGVVVGSAIVRQIETSIPLLSDPATKQEGLLQIRNFVAQLKL; encoded by the coding sequence TTGAATTTAATGGATCTTACGTTTGAGAGACTCAAGTCTGAGAACAAAACAGCACTGATTCCTTTTCTTACGATTGGTGATCCTGACATTGAGACAAGTATCGAAATAATACTCGAGCTGGAAGCAGCAGGAGCTGACGTCATCGAGCTGGGTGTTCCCTACTCGGACCCTCTTGCAGACGGGCCTGTGATCCAGCGGGCTTCTGAGCGTGCCTTGAAGCAGCATATTACGATTCGCACCTGCATGGAGGCAGCAAAACGAGCCAGAGAAGCAGGGGCGAAGCTGCCGTTTGTGCTGTTTACTTATTATAATCCTGTGCTTCAAACCGGACTTGAGACTTTCTTTGAACTGCTGAAGGATCACGATATCAGTGGCATCATTATACCTGATCTGCCAATTGAGGAGTCGGAAGAAATCAGAGTTTATGCAGACAAGGCTAATATTCACCTTATACCCCTGGTGGCACCAACCTCAAAGACTAGAATTGAGAACATTGTCAAAAAAGCAAGAGGATTCATCTACTGTGTTTCATCGCTCGGTGTGACAGGAGAAAGATCCTCGTTCCACCTTGAAGTTGAAGAGTTTATTGACACGGTTAAATCGTACACTACTCTTCCTGTCGCCGTTGGCTTTGGTATTTCAAGCCGTGAGCAGGTGGAGCGATTCTCGAAGCTATGTGACGGTGTTGTCGTAGGGAGTGCGATCGTTAGACAAATTGAGACGAGCATTCCATTACTGTCAGATCCTGCAACCAAGCAAGAGGGGCTTTTGCAAATCCGGAATTTTGTGGCACAATTAAAGCTGTAG
- the trpB gene encoding tryptophan synthase subunit beta, which produces MTQLPDEYGRFGPFGGRYVPETLMNALIELEQEYKRFSEDPEFNEELNYLLKQYSGRETPLYYAEHLTQQLGGAKIYLKREDLNHTGAHKINNALGQGLLAKRMGKKKVIAETGAGQHGVATATVAALLGLECKVFMGEEDTKRQQLNVFRMNMLGAEVVPVTSGTRTLKDAGNEALRYWVSNVEDTFYILGSAVGPHPYPLMVRNFQRVIGDETRRQIIEAEGRLPDKIVAAVGGGSNAIGMFYPFINDDSVELIGCEAAGKGVDTEYHAATMSKGTHGVFQGSMSLLLQDKYGQVQEAHSISAGLDYPGVGPEHSYLKEIKRAQYVPITDKEALDALQLLSRTEGIIPALESAHAVAEVAKIAPSMDKDQIVVICLSGRGDKDVESIMKYTGGQLS; this is translated from the coding sequence ATGACGCAATTACCGGATGAATATGGTCGTTTTGGTCCTTTTGGAGGGCGGTATGTGCCGGAAACGTTAATGAATGCCCTGATCGAATTAGAGCAGGAGTATAAGCGTTTTTCAGAGGATCCTGAGTTTAATGAGGAATTGAACTATTTGCTGAAGCAGTATTCGGGCAGGGAGACTCCTCTTTATTATGCAGAACATTTAACCCAGCAGCTTGGCGGGGCCAAAATATATTTGAAGCGTGAGGATCTAAACCATACCGGCGCTCATAAAATTAACAATGCACTGGGGCAAGGCCTGCTTGCTAAGCGCATGGGTAAGAAAAAGGTCATCGCTGAAACAGGAGCAGGACAGCATGGGGTGGCAACGGCAACGGTTGCTGCGCTGCTGGGCTTGGAATGCAAGGTGTTCATGGGAGAAGAGGATACGAAGCGTCAGCAGCTTAATGTATTTCGGATGAACATGCTGGGAGCCGAGGTCGTTCCCGTCACATCAGGTACCCGGACGCTCAAGGATGCAGGGAATGAGGCTCTTAGGTACTGGGTCAGTAATGTAGAGGATACCTTCTATATTCTCGGTTCAGCAGTCGGCCCCCATCCATATCCACTGATGGTTCGTAATTTTCAGCGCGTCATCGGAGACGAAACGAGAAGACAGATTATTGAAGCAGAAGGAAGACTGCCTGATAAGATTGTAGCAGCTGTCGGTGGAGGCTCAAATGCAATCGGCATGTTCTACCCTTTTATAAATGACGACTCCGTAGAGCTTATTGGCTGCGAAGCTGCAGGCAAAGGCGTCGATACGGAATATCATGCGGCCACGATGAGCAAGGGAACACATGGCGTATTCCAAGGCTCCATGAGTCTCTTGCTGCAGGATAAATACGGACAAGTTCAGGAAGCACACTCGATTTCAGCAGGATTGGATTATCCAGGGGTAGGACCCGAGCATTCTTATCTCAAAGAGATCAAGCGTGCTCAGTATGTGCCGATTACTGACAAGGAAGCGCTGGATGCACTTCAATTGCTCAGCCGCACAGAGGGAATTATTCCTGCGCTCGAATCCGCTCACGCAGTGGCAGAGGTGGCCAAGATTGCTCCATCCATGGACAAGGACCAGATTGTGGTTATCTGTTTATCTGGCCGGGGAGACAAGGATGTTGAATCCATCATGAAGTACACGGGAGGTCAACTCTCATGA
- a CDS encoding phosphoribosylanthranilate isomerase produces the protein MTVQQAKPLLKICGLQDVEVLKSMKHLTVDFIGFVFAKSRRQVSAEHAAQLCNVLNEWEAVPSPRSAGVFVNPDWEELTAILDQAPLDVIQLHGQESPDFCQKVREVLGVQVFKAFSIHENQTPGMSAHDQLNPYKGKVDAILLDTYDGVYGGGSGKTFAWEKSLPYQQWADRTGIPLFVAGGLDAENVTGLVRRYAPDGVDVSSGVETDGHKDIVKMTAFVERVKKA, from the coding sequence ATGACGGTACAGCAGGCTAAACCGCTTCTAAAAATATGTGGACTTCAGGACGTTGAAGTGCTAAAATCAATGAAGCACTTAACTGTCGATTTTATTGGTTTTGTATTCGCGAAGTCGAGGCGCCAAGTATCTGCGGAACATGCAGCACAGCTCTGTAACGTGCTGAATGAATGGGAAGCCGTACCTTCTCCCAGATCAGCAGGGGTTTTTGTTAATCCTGACTGGGAAGAGCTTACAGCAATACTAGATCAAGCTCCGCTAGACGTGATTCAGCTGCATGGACAGGAATCCCCGGATTTTTGTCAGAAGGTCAGAGAAGTGCTTGGGGTACAGGTGTTTAAAGCTTTCTCCATTCACGAGAATCAGACTCCAGGCATGAGTGCCCATGATCAGCTGAACCCGTATAAAGGTAAAGTAGATGCCATTCTGCTCGATACTTACGATGGAGTATATGGCGGAGGATCCGGTAAGACCTTTGCTTGGGAGAAGAGCCTGCCCTATCAGCAGTGGGCTGATCGTACGGGAATTCCGCTGTTTGTAGCCGGCGGACTTGATGCGGAGAACGTAACCGGGCTTGTGCGTCGTTATGCTCCGGACGGAGTAGATGTTTCAAGCGGCGTTGAGACAGATGGACATAAAGACATCGTTAAAATGACAGCTTTTGTGGAGAGGGTGAAGAAGGCATGA
- the trpC gene encoding indole-3-glycerol phosphate synthase TrpC: MYLDRIVATKKEEVAALSSVFDINEAEKRIAALPAARGFERALSKEHVRGMGLIAEVKKASPSKGLIRSNFDPVDIAKAYEAAGADCMSVLTDIHYFQGKPEYLTAIRQQVNVPLLRKDFIIDEKQIAEARIIGADAVLLIASILDSAQLSRYISYARDLGLDALVEVHDKEELLSVLDIGSASLIGINNRNLRTFETRLETTAELAELVPEHVTLISESGIRTPQDVEYVKQAGAKGILVGEQFMRQDNVSQAVLELMGAGEQVRK, translated from the coding sequence ATGTATCTTGATCGCATTGTAGCAACGAAGAAGGAAGAGGTTGCAGCATTATCCAGCGTATTCGATATAAATGAAGCGGAAAAAAGAATCGCAGCACTACCTGCTGCAAGAGGCTTCGAAAGAGCATTGTCCAAGGAACATGTGAGAGGCATGGGGCTGATCGCTGAAGTAAAGAAAGCTTCTCCATCAAAGGGATTAATCCGAAGTAATTTTGATCCTGTCGACATCGCAAAAGCCTATGAGGCCGCAGGTGCAGATTGTATGTCGGTGCTGACGGATATCCATTACTTTCAAGGGAAGCCCGAATATTTGACAGCAATCCGTCAGCAGGTAAACGTTCCGCTGCTGCGCAAAGATTTTATAATTGATGAGAAACAAATTGCGGAAGCCCGGATCATAGGTGCAGATGCAGTTCTGCTGATTGCAAGCATACTGGATTCAGCTCAGCTGTCCAGATATATAAGCTATGCCCGGGATTTGGGTCTGGATGCACTTGTCGAAGTCCATGATAAGGAGGAGTTGCTAAGTGTTCTGGATATTGGCAGTGCCTCTCTAATCGGGATCAACAACCGAAATCTTCGCACTTTTGAAACTCGCCTTGAGACGACGGCTGAACTGGCAGAGCTTGTGCCTGAGCATGTCACCTTAATCAGCGAGAGCGGTATTCGCACACCGCAAGATGTGGAGTATGTGAAGCAGGCAGGTGCAAAAGGCATCCTTGTCGGCGAGCAGTTTATGCGCCAGGATAATGTGAGTCAGGCTGTTCTTGAGCTTATGGGTGCAGGGGAACAGGTGAGAAAATGA
- the trpD gene encoding anthranilate phosphoribosyltransferase yields the protein MSTIITGNAVQQSLMNIMEGRDLTQIEARNVMSHIMSGEATAAQIGGLLTALRLKGETVDEITGFAEAMRESCARVLTEQNNLLDTCGTGGSGISKFNISTASAIIASSLSVRVAKHGNRSASGRAGSADVLEALGVNIHLNQEQARDCLDAINICFLFAQVYHPSMKYAAAPRKELGVRTIFNLLGPLTNPAGADRQVLGVYDVTRTEAIAESLGRLGLKRALVVASYDGLDEISISDRTKISELKDGAVQTYDIHPDDLGLKTYPLQQVLGGTATENADIIKRVLSGEQGGYRDIVLANAGASIYVAGLAGSIAEGVHLAKNAIDSGKASDKLTQLIQKTGEYDYVS from the coding sequence ATGAGCACCATCATCACTGGAAATGCCGTTCAGCAAAGCCTCATGAACATCATGGAAGGCAGAGATCTGACGCAGATTGAAGCGAGGAATGTCATGAGCCATATTATGAGCGGAGAAGCGACTGCAGCACAAATCGGGGGACTGCTGACGGCTCTGCGCCTAAAAGGAGAAACGGTCGACGAAATCACCGGATTTGCAGAAGCGATGCGTGAATCCTGTGCCAGAGTACTCACAGAGCAGAACAATCTGCTGGATACCTGTGGAACTGGGGGATCAGGGATCAGCAAATTCAATATTTCAACGGCTTCCGCAATCATCGCCTCCTCTTTATCTGTGCGGGTTGCGAAGCATGGGAATCGTTCTGCAAGCGGAAGAGCGGGAAGTGCGGATGTGCTCGAAGCACTAGGAGTTAACATCCATCTGAATCAAGAGCAGGCGAGAGACTGCCTGGATGCGATCAATATTTGTTTTTTATTTGCTCAGGTATATCATCCTTCCATGAAGTACGCAGCTGCACCGCGAAAGGAATTGGGGGTAAGGACGATCTTTAATCTGCTTGGGCCACTTACCAATCCAGCTGGAGCAGACCGCCAAGTACTCGGAGTGTATGACGTAACCAGAACAGAAGCCATTGCAGAATCGCTTGGCAGACTTGGACTGAAACGGGCGCTCGTCGTTGCAAGCTATGACGGACTTGATGAGATCAGTATTTCAGACCGGACGAAGATATCGGAATTAAAGGATGGAGCTGTTCAAACCTACGATATTCATCCCGATGATTTGGGACTCAAGACGTATCCTTTGCAGCAGGTACTTGGAGGAACAGCTACCGAGAATGCAGACATTATTAAACGTGTGCTCTCCGGCGAACAGGGAGGATATCGGGATATCGTTCTAGCGAACGCAGGGGCTTCCATTTATGTAGCAGGACTTGCGGGAAGTATCGCAGAAGGGGTCCACTTGGCCAAAAATGCAATTGATTCCGGCAAAGCATCTGATAAATTGACACAGCTTATTCAGAAGACGGGAGAGTATGATTATGTATCTTGA